From the Lathyrus oleraceus cultivar Zhongwan6 chromosome 3, CAAS_Psat_ZW6_1.0, whole genome shotgun sequence genome, the window GATCCCGCTATTGATAAGAAAGGTCTACCAAGGAGGATTGGGATTACGTCGTCTTCTTTAATATCCATTACCACGAAATttgttgggatataaagttgtCTGATTCTAACTTGAATGTCTTCTAATATGCCTACTGGATATTTTAaagatctatcggctaattgaagaGACATCTTAGTCAGTTGCAATTCTCCTAGGTTTAGCCTTCtacaaactgctaaaggcatcAAGCTTACGCTTGCTCCCAAGTCTAGGAATGCTTTGTCTATAACATGATTCCCTAAAATACAAGGTACGGAAAAGCTTCCGGgatctttctccttcttagcaagtttattctCAGCAATGGAGTTGCACTCTAAAGGTTTGGGATCATCAAGCCTACATTTGTTGGTCAAGATGTCTTTAAGGAATTTAGCATAAGATGGTATCTGGGTGATGGCTTCGGTGAATGGGATTTCTACGTGGAGTTTCTCGATCACCTTTATAAACTTTTTATATTGGTTATCAATTTTGGTCTGTTTAAGTCTTTGCGGGTATGAAATTGGTGGTTTATAAAGATAGGGTGGAACATAAACTTTATCTTTATCTTCTCCCTTATCTTTATGTCCCTCTACTTCATCTATAGACACAATTTTTTTCTCAAAAGCCTCTGGTTCACTCAAGGTTAGTTTTACAGGTTCGTCATAAGTGgtcccacttcgtagggtaataGCGTTAGCTTTCCCTCGGGGGTTgggttgaggttgtccaggaaattTCCCTCCAGGTATGGCCTGGGGGGCTTGTTGTTGTGTTATTTGTGATAtttgggtttcaagcatcttattgtgAGTGATTATCGAATCAACCTTAGTTCCTAATTGTTTGATCAGTTCATTTATATGAATATCTTGGTTTAAGAACTCTTTCTTTTGCTGAGTTTGGGCCAAAATGAAGTTCTCCGTGATTTTCTCAAGGTTTGGCTTTTGAGGAATGGCCTGTATAGATTGGATTAGTCTTTGAGCTTGAAATCCTAGTGGTCTTTGAGGTGTAGAGTTTTGAATAGAGTTATTGTTTTTATAAGAGaagtttgggtgattcctccatccagggttgtaagtgttcGAAAACGGTTTTCCTTGGGAATAATTGACTTGGTCTGAGTTTGATCCAATTAACAGGTTACGTTCTGGTGCAAGATGTCCTTTGTACAAATTTCACAATCTACAGCTACTGCAGCTGTAGGATTTGCAGACATGTGTTCAACCTTCtgggctaaagcgtccattttagcttgcatcatgtccataCAATTTACCTCATGTATTCCTCCTTTGGTATCCCTTTTCTCCATGGATGCTCATTCCGActcccattggtaatggtttAATGCCATATCTTTGATGAGAGCGCAAGCATCggggtaaggtttgttcatcagagcaccaCCGGCAGCAACGTCATGGACATCTttgtgttatagtgaagtccattataaAAGGTGTGAATAatcagccattgttctaggccatggtgtggacaaGCTCTTAGTAGTTCTTTATGTCTTTCCCAAGCTTCAAAAAGCAGTTCTCCCTAATTTTGAGTGAATCGGGTTATTTGGTTTCGAAGGACAGCGGTCTTAATTGGGGGAAAATATCTTGCAAGGAACACTCTCCTGAGGTGTTCCCAAGTAGTTATCGAGTTATCCGGAAGGGAATCTAACTAAGACTATGCTCTATCTCTGAGGGAAAACGGGAATAGTCTTAGACGAATTGCCTCAGGTGAAGCACCATTGGTCTTAAACGTATCAACTAATTGgataaatatttttaaatgcTGATTTGGGTTCTCTATAGCGAGACTCGCGTATTGGTTTTGTTGTACTAGTTGTAACAAAAAGGGTTTTAATTCGAAATTGTTAGCAGGAATAGTCGagtttactatactagaactaggttcttcattagaaggttgggcaaattccttaagTGGTCTTCGGTTTTGATTTTCAGCCATTGCTCTCCTAATTCTTTGGAGAAAACGACGTGCACGAGCGTATCTCTCTGGTTCAGCTATTGGATCCTCTAAGCTTCCGGTACTGCGAGTTTTACGCATTTACCGGCTAAAAGGGCCTTAGTCTAGATGGTGTAACAACAGGGTAAttagtccccggcaacggcgccaaaaacttgatggtGTGGTTTGCTATCTGCAAGTATACAGAACACGTCAAAGTAATACAAAAGATTATCGTTCCCACAGAGACCAAATTGTCAATCTATCGATTtctattgttacggtgtttatctaaggtaaaTCAAATAAGTAGGTTCAAGTACACAGAAAGGGAAATAATGAAGTAAATAAATTCAGATAAAATGCAGGTTCAAATGTAATTTACATCAGTTAGGAAATACTCCAATTGTTTCTAAACAAATCTAtttatggggcaatattttctacttaGAGAAGAATCAATTTAATAGGAATTGccgctttcgcgtattcagaatcGAGTTTACTCTCTAATTAATGCCCTTCATTGTCACTGATGAAGGGTGCTTGATGCGTTAAAGTAGTCAATCTATTTTTAAGAAATTAAATTCTTGACTTAGttaaaaagtgattttgattttAAAAGTTTAACTTAAAAGGGATTTGTGGCTTTCGCTCAAGGATCCGGATTTTAAACCTACAAAagcgtccgaaaatagtttcaaaatttCCAATAGTGTTAAGGATTCCCAATTCACCGGACAAAGTGCTTTCGCTACTTTTAACCtgttaaaactaaccaagtttatCTTTAAGagttggacggctttcgatcttatCCAACTATACCTCGAATCTACTTTCGTAGTTACCGACCAAAATATGTACTTAAAACTTGTGttaaaatcaaaacagcccctaaagcatttctatAGATACAAATAATGGAGTACCTTCTTAACGACGATCCCTACATCCTAACcttaaaagatttagccagacatggaAATAGAAATCAACATAGCAGAATTAATCATGTTTAAAAGAACAGGTGAATAAAATGGGCAAGTTAATAAGCGAGTAGGTAAAAGCAAGGCAGAtaagtaaataaagtaaagcatgcAAGATAAATAAAATGTAAATGCGAATAAACTTGAATAAGAAACCTGCTCCAAATCGGAGACTTTAATCTGGTACACTGGAAAGTAAAGACTGGAAAGTAAAATGGAGGCAAGATTGTTTGTACAGTGCTCCAACCTAACTACAACTCAAGTGTGATAACCCCTTgatgtgacggattatcgctTTTACAATGGTGAACTTTAGGCTTAGTGTTGTGAACTAAATTGTATTCCCTTTTGTGAAGTGAAAACGCCTATTTATAGAGGTTCTAAAAAACTAGCAAAAGACAAAGTTATCCTCCAACTACCCTTAGTGGGGTCGTGCCAACAAGGGTGTCGCCCTCCATACCCACCAAGGCGCCCGCCATGTGTACAACATGAAAAGTTCATGAGAATGTGGTAGTTACCACCGGTTGACAGCTTACACGTCATGGCACCCTCCTTGGCGGCCGCCATGCTAGATGCCATGTGTGCAATTTTCCATAAAAACTTTGATTTCTTGCTCGTTTTGCTTCATTTCTTCACAAAAGGCTCTTGTAGGGCAAAGTACCTGAAAATAGGACAAAAAGCAAACATAACACAAGAAAATGACAGTAAAAACCTAATAAGCAAGTGTAATCTGAGTCAAATACCCAGTGTGTTGCAGTGTTATCATTTTTCGGTAATCCTTATGGCGCTTATCTCTCCATGTGATGTACTTTGGGCCTTTAGTGCCTTATTATTTCTATATATATTTCTATTTGCTTTAAAAAAATACTCTTCTTTGTATGAGTGATTATTCAACATTTTTTTTCTAAATAACTCAAATGTGCTTCTTGAAAGAGCTTTTGTAATTCAAAAATGTTGCGTCTTCCTTTAAATATCTTTGAGAAAAAAATATTTTGATACAAAAATGCTCTGTATTTTTATGAAAGAATATATTTTTAGATATGACTAAGGTTGTTGGTTATCCATAATTGCTTTGGTGGTTTCCCTTTGCTCTAAGTGTAAATTAGTTAGATTTTTTCTTAGCCATGAGGCTTAATTAACACCTGCAGTGGCTATAATAAATTTTGCTTCAGCGGTTGATTATGCAAcaatttcttattttttattACTAAGAGAATATTTTTAATCCATAACTAAAATAATAGTCTGAAGTGTTTTTATGTCTTCTAAA encodes:
- the LOC127129574 gene encoding uncharacterized protein LOC127129574, which translates into the protein MDALAQKVEHMSANPTAAVAVDCEIYQVNYSQGKPFSNTYNPGWRNHPNFSYKNNNSIQNSTPQRPLGFQAQRLIQSIQAIPQKPNLEKITENFILAQTQQKKEFLNQDIHINELIKQLGTKVDSIITHNKMLETQISQITQQQAPQAIPGGKFPGQPQPNPRGKANAITLRSGTTYDEPVKLTLSEPEAFEKKIVSIDEVEGHKDKGEDKDKVYVPPYLYKPPISYPQRLKQTKIDNQYKKFIKVIEKLHVEIPFTEAITQIPSYAKFLKDILTNKCRLDDPKPLECNSIAENKLAKKEKDPGSFSVPCILGNHVIDKAFLDLGASVSLMPLAVCRRLNLGELQLTKMSLQLADRSLKYPVGILEDIQVRIRQLYIPTNFVVMDIKEDDVIPILLGRPFLSIAGSIIDVKRGRLTFEIDQEGSPETMKFPSTPIREDDGFRMKPYMDDNIYECLALTPNHMPCPKKPSIELKKLPKNLRYEFLDEELNLPVIVSATLNGDETNQILDIL